GCCGGCGAACCGTCTCCCTGTGGAGCTTTTAAATATTTGTTAGCAATTTGATTGACTTTAGCAAGTCGTTAACCCACTTATCGCGCATCTCGGGACGATGAACAGGTCGCCGTCATGCCGAAGCTAGAAAAGTTTACTTGCGGCTTTACGTTGTGGAGAGATACGGGGACGAAAGACATGCGATCGGCTTCTCCAAGCGATGCGGATCTCATCACGTCCGAGGCGCCGCGGTTCGACTTGACGTCGACGCGAAGGACAATTCGCCCCGGCGGGAAACGGGCGCCTCAATTCAATCCTGAGTTGATAATTAAGTCGTTCAACACCTGGGCTTTCAAGCGCGAACAGCCCGGCAATCCCGAGCGGCTGGTGCCGGCGGTCGCGGCCGCGGTCGCGGCCGGGCGCCCGCTCGAATTCGTGCTGTACTGGGGCAAGGGCCCGCGGGCCGAGATCGCCGCGCCCGATCTCGCCTGCCTCGACTATCTCGGGCAGATGGCCGAGCGGGTGCGCCAGGCCTACGCGCCGGGAGCGGTGTTCCGGCTGGTCTTCACCGACACCCACGCCGCCTTGAACGGGCACCCGGCCGCGGCGGCGGATGCCTATTTCGGCGCCATCGATGCCGCCGCGCAGGCCCGCGGCTTCGCGAGCGCCCGGCTCAGCGACGTCGTCGCCTTCGCCCGCGAGATCGGGGCGGACGCGCCCGCGGAGGAGCCCTCCGGCGAGATCCTGGCGAGCCTGATCGCCTGCGCGGCCAAGTGGTACCGCGGCGAGGGCTCCACCGAGCAGGGTGCCCTCGACTATTACCGCATGAACATGATCGAGAAGACCGCCATGGCGGCGGCCTTCCCGGAGGCGGTGTTCGTCACCTTCAACGGCAGCGAGTTCCGCGACCTGTTCCCGGCCACCATGCCGATCTTCTACATGTACTCCCTGCGCCGCGGCGTCGGCGTGAAGCCCTGGTTCATGAGCGCCCAGGCGGAGGCCGTCCCCGCCGCCCCGCCGCCGGCCGGCTGACCCGCCTGCGCGGGCGGCGCCCGACGCACGGGCGCCGCCTCACCTCGTCGAATCGTGCCGCACCGGCGGCGGGCGGGTGCCCGTTTCCGCCGGATGAGTCGTCTTGCGCCGGAGATCCCCCCATGCAGAGCGCCCCGCGCGCCCCGGCCCCCGATCGGGCGCCGGCGCAGGCCGCCCGCCCCGCCGACAACATCCCCCTGGGCATTGCGCTGATGATCGGCGCGACGGTGCTGCTGACCCTGTCGAACGCGGTCTCGAAGCACCTCGTCGGCCATTACCCGGTCGGCGAGGTGATGTTCCTGCGCTCCGGGATCGCCTTCGGGCTGGTCTGCGCCTTCCTGCTGCCGGCGACGGGGCTCGGGGTGTTTCGCACCAAGCGGCCGGGGGCCCACGTCGCCCGCGGGCTGTCGCAGGCGGTCTCCCAGACGCTGACGGTGCTGGCGCTCGGGCTGATGCCGCTCGCCGGCGTCACGGCGATCGGCTTCTCGGCCCCGCTCTTCGCGGCCGTGGTGGCGATCCTCTGGCACAAGGAGGCGTCGGACCCGGTGCGCTGGGGCGTGCTGATCGTCGGCTTCCTCGGCGTGCTGGTGGTAACCAATCCGGGCGCCGACTCGCTCCAGGTCGGGGCGCTGTTCGCGCTGGGCAACGCGGTGATGTACGGCACCGTCACGGTGGCGGTGCGGGGCATGGCCAAGACCGAGACGGCCGGCACGCTGCTGATCTGGCAGATGGCCGTGATGGCGGCGGCCCACGCACTGCTGCTGGTCTTCGGCTTCCGCTGGCCGAGCGGGCCCGACGCCGCCCTGTTCGGGCTGCTCGGCGCCTCCAACGTCGGCGCGCAGTATCTCTGGACCCGGGCGCTCGCCTCGGCCCCGGCGACCGCGGTGTCGCCGTTCTACTACCTGATGCTGGTCTGGGGGATGGGGCTCGGCTACCTCGCCTTCGGCGAGGTCCCGACCCCGCACCTCGTCGTCGGCGGCGCGATCGTGGTGGCGGCCGGTGCGCTCCTCCTCTGGCACGAGACCTGGACCCGCCGGCGCGCCAGCGCCCCTCCGCGGCTCGCCCGCCCGGAGGTGGTCCGCCTGCACCGGCCCGCGGTGCTCGGTTTGTCGAGGGATTCTGCGGCGCGAGGCTCACAGTCGGCCGCAAGCACTTGAATAGACAAACGAGGTGCGGATTCTTCTCTCTCCCGCCGTACACGACACCGTGGCTCACGCATGTCGCACGGGCTGCGGGATCTTCGTAAGGCTCGCCCTTTCCCGGCTCTCCTTCCGCTGACGCTGCAATCGTCCGGGAAAGGGGGAGCTGGCTGATGACAACGGACCGCCTGGCATCTGACGCCAGCGCTCCGCCGGTTGCGTGACGGCCACGCGGCAAGTTCTGCCTGCGCCGCCCGGCCCCCCATTCACGCCGCCAACGTCTTCGCCTTCTGATGCTCGGCGCTCCAGCGCGCGATCAGCGCCTGCGTCTCACCGGCCGGCACCGGGCGGCTGAACAGGTAGCCCTGGACCTCGTCGCAGCCGAGCAGGGCCAGGACGCGCTGCTGGTCGGCCGTCTCGATGCCCTCGGCGGTGGTGCGCATGCCGAGCACCCGGGCGACGTCGATGACCGCCCGGACGATCGCGGCGTTCTGCGCCCCCGTGCCGAGCCCGGTGACGAAGCTGCGGTCGACCTTGATGCGGTCGAACGGGAAGCTCCTCAGGTAGTTCAGCGAGGAGTAGCCGGTGCCGAAATCGTCCATCGCCACGTGCAGGCCGAGCGCCTTGAGGTCGCGCAGGATCGCGAGCGTGCCCTCGCCGCTGTCGAGCAGCATCTGCTCGGTGATCTCGAGCTCGAGGCGGTGGGCCGGCAGGCCGGTCCGCTCCAGCACCCCGCGCACCGTCCCGACGAGGTCGGGGCCGGTGAACTGCACCGGCGACAGGTTCACGGCGATCTTCAGCCGCTCGGGCCAGGTCACGGCCTGGCGGCAGGCCTCGGTCAGGGACCACTCGCCGATGGCGTGGATCAGGCCGCATTCCTCGGCGATGGAGATGAACAGCGCTGGCGGCACGTTGCCCCGCACCGGATGGCGCCAGCGCGCCAGCGCCTCGAACCCGGCGATCTCGCCGGTCTTGAGCACGACGGAGGGCTGGTAGTGCAGCTCCAGTTCGCCGCGCTCGATCGCCCGGCGCAGGTCGCTCTCGAGCTGGCGGCGCTCCTCCAGCCCCTCGCTCATCTGCCGGTCGTAGAACCGGACCGTGCCGCGCTTGCCCGCCTTGACGGCGTAGAGCGCGAGGTCGGCGGCGATCAGGATGTCGTCGGCGGTTGCGCCGTCCTGCGGCCCGACCGCGATGCCGATGCTGACGCTGCAGCGGATCTGGTGGCTGCCGATCTCGAAGGGCGCCAGGACCGCCGCGGCGATGGCCTGCGCCATCGCCTCGAGCGCCGGCCGGTCGCCGGCGCGGGGCACGAGCAGCGCGAATTCGTCGCCGCCGAGCCGCGCCAGCATCTGGCCGGGGGCGAGGGTGGCGGCGAGCCGGTCGCCCACCGCCTGCAGCAGGTGGTCGCCGACCTTGTGGCCGAGGGTGTCGTTGACGAGCTTGAAGCGGTCGAGGTCGAGGAACATCACCGCGTAGGGCGCCCCCGGCGCCGCCCGCGCGGCCTCGGCCCGCGCCTCGAGGGAGGCGCGGAACACCCGGCGGTTCGGCAGGTCGGTCAGGGGATCGAGGGAGGCCAGGCGCACGACCCGGGCCTCGGCCTCGGAACGCTTGGCCTCGATGCGCAGGAGCTTCTCCACCGCGATCCCGACGAGGAGCGTCAGCAGGGCCGCCAGAAGGGCGTCGGTCCGCAGGGTGGCGCGGGCGTCCTTGAAGATCTCGGCTTCCGGCACGCTGACGCTCACCCACAGGGGCTGCTCGCGCACCTTGCGGATCGTCACCAGCCGGCTCTCGGCCCCGTCCGGCATCTCGAGGGTGAAGGTGCCGGACCGGCCCGAGCGGATCTTCTGGTAGGTCTCGGTCCGGGTGAGGTCGGCGCCGACCCCGAAGCCGCCGCCGACGCCGCCGCTCGAACGCACCACCCCGTCGCTGCCGATGAGCGAGATCGAGGCCGGGGTGCCGAGGTCGATCTTGTCGTAGAACTGGGTCAGGTGGCTGGGGTTGAGCGAGGCCACGACCACGCCGCCGAAGCGCCCGTCCGGCCCGAGGAAGCGCCGGCTGAACTGGACCGAGACCCGGCCGCTCGCTCGCCCGATCACCGGGCGGCTGATGTAGAGCACGTCGTCGGGGCTCTCGACGTGGATCCGGAAGTGGTCGCGGTCGCTGAGATCGGTCGCCGGCGGCGGTTGGGGCCCGGCATTGGTCGCCCGCATCACCCCGTCCGGCCCGATGATCGCCACCTGCACGATGATCTCGCTCAGGAGGTCGGTCGTGTTGACGATCGTGCCGTAATCCTCCCGGCCGGCGCGGTTCTCGATGCTGCGGCGCATGTAGAGCAGGGACTTGTCGATCTCACCGATCGAGCGCAGCACGTTCTCCTCGAACACCATCGCGAAGTTGTGCGTGGTGCGCTCGGAGTCCTGCACCGCGTCCCGGACGTCGCCCCGGTGCTTGACCGCGACGCCGATCCACAGCAGCGCCACCACGACCAGGCCGAGGATCACGGGCCCGCGGCGCTCCGCCAGGAATCGAGGAAATTGCTTGAGGTGCAGGGTCATCCCGGCTCGTCCAGCGGCTTCGGTCGCCGCACTATGCAATGCGAAAGTTATCGCTATCTGAATCTCGCCGCACCATTCCGACGATTCCGGGTGCCGAGACAATGGCATAGCTTGGGATTTCAGCGCCTCGACTGATGATCGTCTTGGAGGTCCGGACGGTTTGTTGCTTGTATAGCCTGGTCGAGATCGTGCCGTGAGAGCCTGCCGGCGGATCACCGCACGACAAATCACCTGGCGTTCACCGCCGATGCAAGTCGATGCAGGGTCATACAACCGAAGGTGGCGGAAACTCCGATCGACTCATCGATGTTGCAGGTCGATCCTGCACGTGTGAGGCGCCCCACAACTGGGGGTCGAGTTGTCGACGTAGTCGATCGTGCTCGAATTGATCGACGGGCCTGTTCCGGCTGCCGCGTCCTCCGCGGCCTCGGCCGCCCACGTCCTGCCGGCGTCTTCCCGGGCGCCGCGGCGAGATGAAGCAGCGTATTCGAGACGTCTGTGGCTGAGCCGGCAATGGAGCGTGGTCGTCGGTCCGGTCACCGGCCAAGCTGAGTCGGCCGATATGCCACCCCGCCGCCAGCGGGATCGGTCTGCTTTGATCAGCCTTGTGCTCGGTCACGGTGCGGGTGGGCGGAAAAAAGCTGTCGAGCTCAGGCGCGGCGCAGGCGGCGCCAGCCGAGGACGGTGCCCGAGGCGGCGATCACCAGGCCGAGGGCACTGAACGCGACGATGACCGTCAGCCGCGCCGCCGGGTTCTGCGCCAGGGGCCCGGCATCGAGGGTGTGGAGGGCATCGAACAGCCAGCGATTGGCCCGCCCGCTGCGGTCGGTCCGCCCGAGGATCGCCCCGGTCGCCGGATCGATGTGGAACCAGGTTCCCGCCGGGTCGTCGAAGGCGAGGCGTAAGGTGGGCAGGGGCGGGGCGCCGTGGCGGTCGTACCAGTAGGCGTCCGGCGCCGTGAGGCGGGTCACCGCGCCGAGCCTCGCCCCCGGCAGCATCGCGCCGGCCGCGGCCAGGATGGTCGCGGGCGCCGGCACCGTACCGCAGCACGCGGCCGTGCCGCCGGGACCGGCGGCGACGACGACGGGCCGGCCGCCGATCCACGCCAAGTCGAGCGCGACGCTGCCGGCGGGCGCACCTGCGAGGTCGTCGAGGCCGAGGGGGAAGACCGGCGCCGCCTGCCCCGCATAGGCCGCCCGCATGGCGGCGTCGGGCGCCCGCGGCCCGAACCAGCCGCGCGGGTTCATCGACAGCCAACCGCTGAAGAGGAAGGTGACGACGACGAGCCCGCCCGCCACCCCCGCGAGGTGGTGCCAGGCGGCGAAGCCCCGGTAGGGCGTCAGCCGGCCGCGCATCAGCCGGACGAAGCCGAGGGCGTAGCCGCTCGCGGCCCCCGCGAGCGTGATCCCGGAGATCCACAGCACCACGTCCTGCCACAGGCCCGCGCGGGCGCGCAGCGGCGTGAGGTAGACCCAGTGGAGGACGGAGCCGGCCCAGTTCCACACCCGCTCGGTCCGGGTGGTGTCGAGGGCGAGCTCGCCCGTGGCGACCGACAGGTAGAGCTCGGTCCCGGCCACGTCGCCCAGGGCCACGCGCCGGAACGGCCGCAAGGGATCGTAGCGCGCCGTCACGGTCCACTGGTCGCGCGTGACGGGGCCGAGATCGGCGACGCGACGGGCGAGGGGATGGGTCGCGGCGAGCGCCGCGGCGCTCTCCGCCGTCAGGGGCGGGAACGGCGCGCCGGTCGCGGCCGAGAGCGCGAGGCGCCGTCCGTCGCCTTGCGTGATCCAGTAGGCGGGCTCGGGTCCACGCATCGCCAGGGTGAGGGTATCGGGGAAGGCGGACGCGCCCGACCGCTCCAGCGCCGCCTGCGGCGTCAGCCGCACGGCGTCGAGGCGGAGCGGGCCGGACGCCGCGACCCGCTCGGCCTGCGTGAGGACGGGGAAGCCGACCGTTAGCATCACCAGCCCGGAGGCGAACCAGGCGACGACGAAGAGCCCGGTCGCGATGCCGAGCCAGCGGTGGCCGAGATGCAGCCACCGTTTCAGCCGCTTGCGCAATCCGCGCATCAGAAGGTGACGTGGTAGGCGAGCTCGACCGAGCGCGGCCGGCCGAGCAGCCAGGAATTGCTGTTGCCGGAGATCGCGTAGAGCCGGTCGGTCAGGTTGTAGCCGCGCAGCGACAGGCGCGAGGTCGGCGTCACCTGCCAGTCCAGGGTGGCGTTCACGAGCGTGTAGGCCGGCCGCCTGACCGTGTTGGCGAAGTCGCTGAACACCGGCCCGACATCGTTGATGCCGAGCCGCGCCACCCAGCCCGGCGCGAAGGCGTAGCTGAGCCAGACATTGGTCACCCGTTGCGGCACGTCGACCGGGACCTTGCCGGCGAACGACACCAGGCCAGCATCGGTATTCTGCGAGAACGAGTCGTAGCGGGCCCGCAGCAGGGCGGTGTTGGCCTCGATGCGCCACTGCTCCGAGAGCTGGTAGGCGAAGGCGACCTCGATCCCGCGGGAGGACTGGCTGCCGATTGCGGCGACCTCCGTCGGCCGGCCGGGGATCGGGCTCAGCAGGTTGTCCTTGCGAATGTGATAGGCGGCGAAGGTCCACTCCCCGCGACCATTGTCGAACAGGCCCTTGGCGCCGGCCTCGACCTGTTCGCCGGTGGCGAGCTGGAACTGCGCCTGCGGCACGCTGGTGGTGATCAGGCTGCCGAGCGGATCGGCGGCGGTGGCAACTTGCGCGTAGAGGGCGAGATCGGGCGTCGGGGTATAGACGGCCGCGGCGCGGGTGCTCACCGAGTCGAAGGTCTTCTCGAAGGCGGTCCCGGCCAGCGGCCGGCTCACCGCGACCGTCGGCGCGTCGTAGCGCAGGCCGGTCACCAGGGCGAAGTGCGGCGTCAGCTCCAGCCGGTTCTCGGCGAAGACCGAGGCCTGGCGGGTGCGCGAGACGATGTCGGTGCGGGTGCCCGCGAGGTTGATGAAGCGCCCTTGCGCGAAATCGAACGGATCGACGACGCTCTCGCCCCCGAACGGCGCATTGCTGTCGCGCCGGAACGCGATGTGGTTGACGTCGAAGCCGATCACCGTCGCACTCTTGATGCCGAGCAGGCTGCCGCGGACGGTCGCGTCGAGGCGGTTGCCGATCTGCTCCTCGTGGTGGCGGATCTCGATGTAGTCGCTGCGGCCGATCAGGCCGGTCGCCGGCTGGTAGGTGTATTGCTCGACGTCGCGCCAGTGCCGCTCGGTGGAGAGGCGATAGGCGGTGTTGCGCACCGTGATGTCGGGGCTGGGATTCCACTCGGCGCGCAATTGCGTCCAGTTGTCGAACCAGGCGATCTGCGAATCCTGGATGTTGTAGTTGGTGAAGCGCAAGCGGTCGGGCACCCGCGTGTCGACGAGGGGCGAGCCCCAGTAGCGGGTCGGCTCGTTGTGGCCGAGGTCGTGCGAGAGGGTGACGCTCAGGTCGGGGGCCGCCCGCCAGGTCACCGCCGCCGAGAGGGCGAGATTGCGAAAGTCGCCGTCGGGCTTGACCCAGCCGTCGGCCCGGTTGCCGCTGAGGTTGAGCCGGTAGGCCAGGTCCTCGCCGACCGGCCCGCCGCTATCGAGGGCGAGGCGCGCGAGGCCGTCGGAGCCGATCGCCGCCCGCGCCTCGCCGACCGGGACGAAGGTCGGCTTCTTCGGCACCACGTTGATGATGCCGCCGATCGCGCCCTCGCCGTAGAGCACCGAGGCCGGGCCGCGCAGCACCTCGATCCGCTCCGCCGACCAGGTGTCGAACGGGAAGGTGACGGTGCCGACCCCGACATAGAGCCGGGTGCCGTCGTAGAGCTGCTGCACCGAGCTCGGCCCGACGAAGCCGCGGGCGGCGAAGGAGTGGTTGCCGTTGCCGGGTGAGGCGATGCTGGTGATGCCGACGGCGTTCTGGGTCACCGCCTCCTCGAGCGTGTTCTGGCCCCGGGCCCGGACGGTCTCGCCGCTGATGATGTCGAGGCTCGCCGGGGTCTCGAGCGGGGTGAGGCCGAGGCGGCTGCCTGAGCGCGACGGCGTCGCGAGATTGAGGCCCGGGGCGGCCTCCTCCCGGGAGCGGACGCCCGCGACCTCGATGCGGTCGAGGGCGATTTCTTCTGCGGTGCCGGGGGCGGCGGCCAGCAGCGGGGCGGCGAGGGCGGTGGCGAAGGTCGTCGCGCGGCGGGCGCGGTGCGCTTGCATGGTGGTATCCGGGATGGGCTTCCACTCCGTCCGTAGCCGGTCTCGTCGCATATGTAACGTTATAAAGTTACATTTCTTGCATCCCTTGCGACGCGCACCCTGTCGGCGGGTCGGGGGAGGGCGGGACCGGGCATGGCGGGACGGCGCGGGGCTGTGGCACGTCACCGCGAACGACAGCGGGACGGGGGCTTGGCGCCCTCGCCTCGACACCCATCAGGACACCCCGCCCGACGTGCTCGCGTGTGACCACGGCTGACGGCAGGTCTCCTGGCTCACGGGTCAGCGCCTGCCATCGTCTTCCCAGGGACCTTTTCAGGGGTCCCCAGTGACATGAGTGATGGAAGGCTCGCCGCTCACAGTTGCGGGGGCAGCCGCGGCTTCGGGCGAACCCTCACCGCGTTCCCTTTTGATCCCCGGAGGGAACCGTCGACGGCAAGCTTAGCCGTTCGGATACGAAGGAGCAATGGTGGGTGTCGGTTTGATCAACACACGGGAGCCTCGCGCCCCAACCCTCCCCCCTCTGCGGGCTACGGCCTTGACGGAAGTGAGTCTCTCGCGAGGAGGGCACCGGCGAGCATGGCCGAGAAGCGCTCCCATCCGCGCGCGACGACCTTGGGACCGGGTGGCGAGTTGGGAGCGTTCCAGCCGCCGTGGCGGGCCACGATCCACTCTAACCAGCTCAGGTTGCCGACGGGGTGAGGGTTGCGCAGGCGGTCCGTGCTGCCCTCGCAGGCCCGCCCCAGTTCCGCGACCACTGGCAGAGCCGCCTTATCCAGAACGTCCTGCATCGGTCGTCGGCTGCCGTCGCGGGCATCGACCAACTGCAGGATCCGCACGGCGGCTCCCAGCGCCAAGGCACTCAGCCGGAACAGCTTGTCTGGCACCCGCACCTGTGTCTCGTCCAGGCCGAGCCCGTCGCGCTTGAGAGCGCGGAACACCTCCTCGATCCGCCACCTCAACCGGTACAGCCGCACCATGTCCTGCGCGGCGGCGGCATCCGGCACCGCCCGCGTCGTCAGAAGCCGCCAGCACAAGGGCGTCACGCCCACAGGCGGCTCGAGTTCCTGCACGCAGACGCCATGCAGCCTCAGGCTGGCCGGCTCGCGGGCGCCTGGGCCGGAGGGACGGACCACCTCGACCGGTCCGGCCTGCAGCCTCACCTTGGCGATGCGGGCCGGCACCCCAGGGCGAGCCGGCACCTCCACGGTGCCGGTTGTCGCGACGGGCCATGACGCCTTGTCCTGAAGGCTGCCCCCTTCAACCAGTGGCCGGTCATGGCGTGCCCGCACCAGAAGATCGCTGCCCGCGGGCCGACGGGCGAAGTGGCTGTAGATGTCGCCCTCCTGGTCGGCGACCACGATCAAGCTCCGGGCCGTGTCGGCCAAAGCCGTCGCGGCAGCGGCCGCTC
This is a stretch of genomic DNA from Methylobacterium sp. 17Sr1-1. It encodes these proteins:
- a CDS encoding DMT family transporter produces the protein MQSAPRAPAPDRAPAQAARPADNIPLGIALMIGATVLLTLSNAVSKHLVGHYPVGEVMFLRSGIAFGLVCAFLLPATGLGVFRTKRPGAHVARGLSQAVSQTLTVLALGLMPLAGVTAIGFSAPLFAAVVAILWHKEASDPVRWGVLIVGFLGVLVVTNPGADSLQVGALFALGNAVMYGTVTVAVRGMAKTETAGTLLIWQMAVMAAAHALLLVFGFRWPSGPDAALFGLLGASNVGAQYLWTRALASAPATAVSPFYYLMLVWGMGLGYLAFGEVPTPHLVVGGAIVVAAGALLLWHETWTRRRASAPPRLARPEVVRLHRPAVLGLSRDSAARGSQSAAST
- a CDS encoding peptidase, with amino-acid sequence MRGLRKRLKRWLHLGHRWLGIATGLFVVAWFASGLVMLTVGFPVLTQAERVAASGPLRLDAVRLTPQAALERSGASAFPDTLTLAMRGPEPAYWITQGDGRRLALSAATGAPFPPLTAESAAALAATHPLARRVADLGPVTRDQWTVTARYDPLRPFRRVALGDVAGTELYLSVATGELALDTTRTERVWNWAGSVLHWVYLTPLRARAGLWQDVVLWISGITLAGAASGYALGFVRLMRGRLTPYRGFAAWHHLAGVAGGLVVVTFLFSGWLSMNPRGWFGPRAPDAAMRAAYAGQAAPVFPLGLDDLAGAPAGSVALDLAWIGGRPVVVAAGPGGTAACCGTVPAPATILAAAGAMLPGARLGAVTRLTAPDAYWYDRHGAPPLPTLRLAFDDPAGTWFHIDPATGAILGRTDRSGRANRWLFDALHTLDAGPLAQNPAARLTVIVAFSALGLVIAASGTVLGWRRLRRA
- a CDS encoding EAL domain-containing protein, with the protein product MTLHLKQFPRFLAERRGPVILGLVVVALLWIGVAVKHRGDVRDAVQDSERTTHNFAMVFEENVLRSIGEIDKSLLYMRRSIENRAGREDYGTIVNTTDLLSEIIVQVAIIGPDGVMRATNAGPQPPPATDLSDRDHFRIHVESPDDVLYISRPVIGRASGRVSVQFSRRFLGPDGRFGGVVVASLNPSHLTQFYDKIDLGTPASISLIGSDGVVRSSGGVGGGFGVGADLTRTETYQKIRSGRSGTFTLEMPDGAESRLVTIRKVREQPLWVSVSVPEAEIFKDARATLRTDALLAALLTLLVGIAVEKLLRIEAKRSEAEARVVRLASLDPLTDLPNRRVFRASLEARAEAARAAPGAPYAVMFLDLDRFKLVNDTLGHKVGDHLLQAVGDRLAATLAPGQMLARLGGDEFALLVPRAGDRPALEAMAQAIAAAVLAPFEIGSHQIRCSVSIGIAVGPQDGATADDILIAADLALYAVKAGKRGTVRFYDRQMSEGLEERRQLESDLRRAIERGELELHYQPSVVLKTGEIAGFEALARWRHPVRGNVPPALFISIAEECGLIHAIGEWSLTEACRQAVTWPERLKIAVNLSPVQFTGPDLVGTVRGVLERTGLPAHRLELEITEQMLLDSGEGTLAILRDLKALGLHVAMDDFGTGYSSLNYLRSFPFDRIKVDRSFVTGLGTGAQNAAIVRAVIDVARVLGMRTTAEGIETADQQRVLALLGCDEVQGYLFSRPVPAGETQALIARWSAEHQKAKTLAA
- a CDS encoding TonB-dependent siderophore receptor — encoded protein: MQAHRARRATTFATALAAPLLAAAPGTAEEIALDRIEVAGVRSREEAAPGLNLATPSRSGSRLGLTPLETPASLDIISGETVRARGQNTLEEAVTQNAVGITSIASPGNGNHSFAARGFVGPSSVQQLYDGTRLYVGVGTVTFPFDTWSAERIEVLRGPASVLYGEGAIGGIINVVPKKPTFVPVGEARAAIGSDGLARLALDSGGPVGEDLAYRLNLSGNRADGWVKPDGDFRNLALSAAVTWRAAPDLSVTLSHDLGHNEPTRYWGSPLVDTRVPDRLRFTNYNIQDSQIAWFDNWTQLRAEWNPSPDITVRNTAYRLSTERHWRDVEQYTYQPATGLIGRSDYIEIRHHEEQIGNRLDATVRGSLLGIKSATVIGFDVNHIAFRRDSNAPFGGESVVDPFDFAQGRFINLAGTRTDIVSRTRQASVFAENRLELTPHFALVTGLRYDAPTVAVSRPLAGTAFEKTFDSVSTRAAAVYTPTPDLALYAQVATAADPLGSLITTSVPQAQFQLATGEQVEAGAKGLFDNGRGEWTFAAYHIRKDNLLSPIPGRPTEVAAIGSQSSRGIEVAFAYQLSEQWRIEANTALLRARYDSFSQNTDAGLVSFAGKVPVDVPQRVTNVWLSYAFAPGWVARLGINDVGPVFSDFANTVRRPAYTLVNATLDWQVTPTSRLSLRGYNLTDRLYAISGNSNSWLLGRPRSVELAYHVTF
- a CDS encoding IS4 family transposase, with amino-acid sequence MRGFGSGDVRTEARGAWLFERIVTTGSVVLSTVGGSEAGTAAAHRYLSSPCADWQGILQAFAARTAQACAGRPIVAVQDTSEINFTPAAAGRHGLGPAGNGRNPGFFLHPVIAVDAEDEAVLGLVDAQLWTRAARQTAPRHRRPVEDKESQRWITGAAAAATALADTARSLIVVADQEGDIYSHFARRPAGSDLLVRARHDRPLVEGGSLQDKASWPVATTGTVEVPARPGVPARIAKVRLQAGPVEVVRPSGPGAREPASLRLHGVCVQELEPPVGVTPLCWRLLTTRAVPDAAAAQDMVRLYRLRWRIEEVFRALKRDGLGLDETQVRVPDKLFRLSALALGAAVRILQLVDARDGSRRPMQDVLDKAALPVVAELGRACEGSTDRLRNPHPVGNLSWLEWIVARHGGWNAPNSPPGPKVVARGWERFSAMLAGALLARDSLPSRP